In the genome of Artemia franciscana chromosome 20, ASM3288406v1, whole genome shotgun sequence, the window TTACtataattccaaggcctcgagaaacctttaatctcattgactcaaAATGCCGcttgaaagatagattttcatccagaagtacCCCAAGGAATCGAACAAACCGTCAGCTAGGCGCGATACGGATCCCTTAGATTTTTGAAGCTCTGTAactgtagggcagcttttgcctatgcgggagaatataagCAAAAGCTGTCCTACAGTGAGTTTAAGTTTAACAGTGAGTTTAAGTGAGTTATTAGTTTAACATATCCCTCGAAATTCCCCGGAGTTTCAccttaaaaaacttaatattgcAAACACtgttgaggggaagggggcaTCTAAAATGGGAAATTGGGCTGATTGCGCTCCAACTATACTTCAACACGCCCCTCAAcaaaccctgaaagtttcaacttaataacctcAGGAGTTCCTTAGATACAGCTGATGCGCACTTGGGGGGATGGGTACATCAACTCTGCAGGCATTGTTATGTGATCTttcgactattttaaacaaaaagtctggctcaaaattttgatgggatgtatttggggaaaaaagagctTGCAAGGGAGAGGAtaccttctgatcacttttgatccttaaaaacaaaagtagagcttttaatttccgctggATTGAACCTAAATCGAAGTTTACACGATTACCCCTCCCCCATGAAGATGTTCTGGAAAAAAACCCTTATGACTCTGTACTAGAGGCCACGCTAGAGCGTTACTTCTGTTATAACAAACATACACTCACACTCAGAgttttgtgtatttgttttgtgtttgtgagagtttgtgtttgtgttagagttttgtttttgttataacAAACATACACTCACACTCAGAgttttgtgtatttgttttgtgtttgtgaGAGTTTGTGTTAGAGTTTTGTGTTTGTTATAACAAACATACACTCACACTCAACATACACTCAGAGTTTTTCCACAGGATGATTTCTTTAGGGACGAGACAAACATGAACTTTAAGTAGAACTTTTATCACATCAAATTATTTCTAAAGGTTTTTCGGCAGTATTCCTTCTTTGATAATGGAACTGAAACTggaattaaaatactttttatgtgTATTACATTCGAAACTGGTCAGCGATTTTGATGATTAGATAGGGTTGATTTTTGGCTGATTGTTTTCTCAACATCTGattcaaaatgatttttctttagtAAGAGTTCTTTAATGATTAGATAGGGTTGATTTTTGGCTGAATGTTTTCTCACCCATATCAAATTCAAAAGGTGTTTCTCCAGTGCGAGTTCTCGTATGATGAGATAGGTTTGAGGTATCGTTGAATGTTTTTTCACATATATatcatttgaaagttttttcactAGTACGAGTTCTCTTATGCAGAGTATAGTCAGAATTTTGACTAAACGTTTTCCCTCACATATCACACATGAAAGTTTTTTCTCCAGTGAAGGTTTTTTATGTTCAGATAGGTTGGATTTTTGGCCGAATGTTTTTTCACACATCAcattcaaaagttttttctcCGAGGTGAATTCTTTGGTGGGTGGATAACTGggattttttgctaaatgattTTTCACATGTATAACattcgaaaggtttttctccagtgtgAGTTCTCTTATGCTGCGACAGGTTGGATTTAAGACTGAACGTTTTTCCACATATATCACATTGGAAAGGTTTTTCACCAGTATGAGTTCTCTTATGATCAGATAGATTAGATTTATGGGTAAATGTTTTTTCGCATAGATCACattcgaaaggtttttctccagtatgagttcttttATGCTGAGATAGGATAcgtttttggctgaatttttttccacataTATCACACccgaaaggtttttctccagtatgagttttTTGATGATCAGCTAGTTTGGATTTAAAACTGAATGTTTTTTCACACGTATCACATTTGAAAGGTATATGAGTTTTTTGATGATCAGATAGTTTGgatttttggctgaattttttttcacacgTCTTACATTCAAAAGGTTTCTCCCTAGTATGAGTTCTCTGATGTTGAGTAAGAGTGGATTTTTGCCTGAACGTTTTTCCACATATATCACATTCAAAAgatttttctccagtatgaatttttttatgctgaGAAAGGTTGAATTTTTCGAGGAATGCTTTCTCACACACAtcacattcaaaaggtttttttccagAGTGAGTTCTTCTGTGATGAGATAGGTAGGATTTATGACTGAATGTTTTTTCACATATAtcacattcaaaaggtttttctccagagTGAGTTCTCCTATGAAGAGATAGGTTGGATTTATGGCTGAAAGTTTTTTCACACATATCACATGCGAAAGGTTTTTCACCAGTATGAGTTCTCTTATGCTCAGTAAGGTTACATTTTTGGCTGATCGTTTTTCCACATATATCACACACGAAAGGTTTTCCTCCAGTATGAGTTTTTTGATGTTCAGATAGGACAGATTTTTGGCTGAATGTTTTTTCACACACATAACATCCAAAAGGTTTTTCACCAGTATGAGTTCTCTTATGCTCAGTAAGGTTGGATTTTAGCCTAAACGTTTTTCCACATATATCACACTCGAAAgatttttctccagtatgagttttTTTATGCTGAGATAAGTTAGATTTTTGGCTGAATGTTTTCTCACACATAtcacattcaaaaggtttttctccagagTGAGTTCTCCTATGAAGAGATAGGTTGGATTTATGGCTGAATATTTTATCACATATATCACActcgaaaggtttttctccagtgtgAATTCTCTTATGATGAGATAGGTAGGATTTACGGCTGAATGTTTTTTCACATATATCGCATTGGATAGGTTTTTCACTAGTATGCTTTCTCTTATGCTGAGTAAGGTTGAATTTGTGCCTaaacattttttcatatatatcaCGCTCGAAAGGTTTTTCTTCAGTATAAGAAACGTCACATTTTGCCCCGCCATTTTCAGTAAATAGACAAATGTTACTTAGCACCTTATGTTGACTATTCAACTTGTTCCGTTTTCTTTGACATATTCTTGTGAGACCAGGGAGATTACGTGTTTTACATCCTTCTTTAATGATGTGACTGTCATAGAACATTAAACCAGGAACGACTAAAATAAAAAGCGAAAACgactataaataaatgaaataaaaaacgaaaaagaaatattttaatacaaattaagtattagtagaacaattttattgaaaatgaacaTATTTAAATAATAGCATAACAAAAGTGGAGCTTGCGAGGatgtgctaaaataaaaaaaaaaaaaaaaagaaaaagagtatGAAGCATGCGACCATTTAccgaaaccaacataaaaaaaaagaacaacaacgAAACACTACAATATAAAACCCCAGAACAACACATGAAAAAATACAGAAGAATATAACCCACTGAAAATAtagttaatttgttttgaaaGAATACCGAGCGAGCTACTccaagtatcaagtattaaatACAATTGGTTGCAGTTTATTTTCGGTCTGAAGTGTCTTTTGTCATTAGTTATTCATCGTCCCTAATGAGGTAGAAAACCATAATAAGGAAGAGGTTTACGGAAATGGGAACTTCAGGAGAGTGGTTAAGAAGTGGGGTTTCAACGGTTTGGGGAGGAGGAAGAAGAAGCACAGCTTATTTAGCCACAGGCTGAGACAAATTGAAGCTAATAACTCTCATACCCTGCttaactggttaagaaatccatctatGTTTAGAGGCATCGCAAATGATTGTGCCAATACCCAGAAGAAAttcccagtgccagtaaaatcaattgcacccacattcccccaaactccccatGGAGTTGGTCAATCCCCATAATAAACACTGATTTCTCAAAGTGGACTaaagaacttacccccattgctttcatacagaaaaaaatttgctGAGCTTAacacaattacatataaaaaccatttccaaatttttgttgatgGGCCCAAACTGAACGAGAAAGTGGCGAGTGGAGCGTTTATTCAAGCCACGTAATATCGCTTTGGGCGAGTGCGTCTGTAATGTCTGCTGAGTTAAACgccataatcatggcattaAAGTTCCTCACAGATAATGAATTTATgattgttaatttaaaaaatattataatttattctcTTTATCGAGCTTAGAGCCGCTTTCTTCAGCTTCTCAGtataagatggatattgacacatttcaTTGTCTTAGAATTATTGATAATCTCTCTTCAAGAGGCATAAGAACTTTTCTCCAGTACATTCCAAGCCACGCAGGTACAAGTGGTAGTCATAAGGCGgatgaaattgcaaaaaatgctctaaatattgaccagccaagtgggagaccaatccccattagagatatttaccgctgGACACTACCAGAGGTActgttaaataagaataatccTGGCcaagtgggttggtgcgctggattcgggatcccttgtctgagaggacgcgggttcgaatcccagtgtacccaattct includes:
- the LOC136040140 gene encoding zinc finger protein 260-like, whose protein sequence is METPDLLGITAVKQESEDTLSNDDKDVFGSMHPISPMDHEANIFSICPGPPADCTPDSDRLKLVSKDSEEEGPMTPQYYGVPWGMYLAGMIQAGPGMGLPSGTMVQAQKGNAQQTRPMSPSSLQEKVAVSGPAGLPQVSQGCQVIQAYVDQTDSLVMDNMRDVGTGTPVRLVSPTPVVINATGSGAVRLMPAREQQTMNQPPTQQQGLYGQPTQQQSLYSTGGSNTSALVVPGLMFYDSHIIKEGCKTRNLPGLTRICQRKRNKLNSQHKVLSNICLFTENGGAKCDVSYTEEKPFERDIYEKMFRHKFNLTQHKRKHTSEKPIQCDICEKTFSRKSYLSHHKRIHTGEKPFECDICDKIFSHKSNLSLHRRTHSGEKPFECDMCEKTFSQKSNLSQHKKTHTGEKSFECDICGKTFRLKSNLTEHKRTHTGEKPFGCYVCEKTFSQKSVLSEHQKTHTGGKPFVCDICGKTISQKCNLTEHKRTHTGEKPFACDMCEKTFSHKSNLSLHRRTHSGEKPFECDICEKTFSHKSYLSHHRRTHSGKKPFECDVCEKAFLEKFNLSQHKKIHTGEKSFECDICGKTFRQKSTLTQHQRTHTREKPFECKTCEKKFSQKSKLSDHQKTHIPFKCDTCEKTFSFKSKLADHQKTHTGEKPFGCDICGKKFSQKRILSQHKRTHTGEKPFECDLCEKTFTHKSNLSDHKRTHTGEKPFQCDICGKTFSLKSNLSQHKRTHTGEKPFECYTCEKSFSKKSQLSTHQRIHLGEKTFECDV